In Synchiropus splendidus isolate RoL2022-P1 chromosome 7, RoL_Sspl_1.0, whole genome shotgun sequence, the genomic window TGAGGTCCCAGCAGCTGCAAcagcatcaccatcatcatctgcaGCCGCAGAAGACGAGACAGCAGGTATGATGATGAGGTCCGCTCTGCTGGCTCACTGTGTGGATGTGTTCTTCCCTCTGAGGAAGGACGCTGTGATATTTCTGAAACACGCCCTGGTTAAACACCAGGCGGTGCTAACATCTGTGGTCCACCCCCTTTGCTGTAGCTATTTGGTGTCATGTTCTCAGTTGTCAGATGTTTGTTTATTGCCGTTGTTTTCAGGAGACCTGAGGAGGAGCTGCTCCAAGAGGTTGAGAGAAAAGTCACCGCAGGTGGAGAGGCCATGTTTTGAAGCCCGTCGCCGCTGCCATTCGCCAGCCTCACAGCTTCCTTCGAGTCTGTCGGAGGATAAAATGTTTCTATTGAGCCTGCTTCCTTCACTGCAGAGAGTGGCGCCACAGAGAAGGGAGCATGTGAAATTTCAAATACACAAATTAATCTACGAATCCAGCTCAGTGCAGCTGAATCCGGATCATTCCGAAGCCTAGGTTTAATCGAGTCCCTTTATGTTCTGTGCTGGGATCGGACTGACTCTGTTCGATCTACCTTCATTCCTCCGCCAGGCAAGGTTCTTTCACAGACAAGTCAAGACAGGCACGCAGGAATAAAAGCTGTGAAATTGAAAAGTGTTGTGGAACTGGTACATGCTTTACACCAAGGGCTCTTAATCTTTTTTGATCTTgtggcccacctttcccagaacaaatgggctcggggcccattcaagtagtagaactgattcatcactCTTCGTTTCATTCacgatcaataaccatatttaatctacttacatgtaaacaaagcaaaaccttgtgaaatgacatgaaacaatgtgacCATCGCAAAGACATTTgccatcaaaaagtccaaccagtagCAGAACCAAGTGCacgtcatattcatcaaattgactaaagaaaaaataaccACTTGTATGCAAACTGCATACTTGGattcaaactgttgagaaaattggaaacacGGATTAAATTCTGGATaagataaatataataaaaccatgtctaaatttcataaaataaaaataattgctctccaaagaagatatatgaaaaatgtaaagaaaagttTCGCCGTAAAAGgttccaattaattttcagTACTGTTTCTACAGGTGCTTtcctgaacagtttttactgttaggggggcgacatcactttctttataaattttttttttttttcaagaatgtTGTTCCATTGAACGCCATCCatcagatttgcagctgtcaagtcaattcagtgacacactactgccaccatacgtggctaatgtattaaaactgagtgtttCGCGGCCCTCACgacccaaaggtgtaaaacaatgGGCCAACCATGGTTGGCCAACCGGGGGATCACTGCTTTACACCAAGAGCTCTGCAGCAACGAGGTGACTCCTCAAAATCCAGTGCTGTAGGCATTCACTGCCGTGAACTGGGCGATTACAGATAGCTGCTTCAGGAACGTCATGAACTGTGGACACACACTTGAAGCTGACAGAATTGTATCGCACATCAGCTGGAGAAACTTCGCTGCGGCACGGTGACCGGTCTTCACCTGCTTCCTGTAATCGGCCAGCTGGTGAAGGCACACAGGGCTTCACCACATGTTCTACTGAGGCGATGTATGTGTGCTGAACCTGTTCTGTGTGCATGACTGAAGCGGAGCTTTACTGACGGTGCCATTGAAACCCAAGTTTGTGCTGGTTCTTCCTCCGTATGAGACACAAGAACCAGGACCAATAATCCAAACTGTTTCCTCATTTCCTCAGAGCAAAGGAGTAATTCTTCCAATGCAAGATAAAGGTTTGGAGGGATACACTGACTGAACTAGAGAACAGAAACTAAAGAATTAGCAGACTGCAAGCACGAATGAGCAGTGTGCCCAGATGCTAGACGGTGCTTacaggaagtgaagagacaAGGCGGCTGTTGAAACATCGCACACTTCAGTCTGCTTAAATCAAAAGATTTATTGAACAAATGCACAGATGTGGTGTGCTAATATTTCTGTCAGCAGGGTTTAATAAGTCCCTGGGATCTGTGGAGATGACTGCAGGGATGGAACCAGGAGAGCAGGACGAGTGTCCCAGAGACCCACCAGTGGGGAGATCTGATCTACCAAAGCAACATTTACAGAAATACTGACCCCTGACCAGCAGCTCACAAACATTCTCTGGTTTTGTGTATTACATTTTCTTAATTATAATTAGATATATTCATGGAAAACATATCATTGATATTAATGAGGACTTTAGTGGGCAATAATTCAGTCTCCGTTTTAATCGATGTTCAGAATCTTCAGGAAAGTTGACATTGATTTGCACATGAATAAAATGGGTCGGTCTCTGGAACATCGGCATGACACTCTCGACAAGGAGCCAGAAGAGCCACCTCACTGGCACAGATGCGCAGCCTTCCACAGAAGGATCAACCCATCCGTCACACTCATGTGGAACAACAGTGCTAAAAGAGCTGCTCTCAGTGGCCGTAGcgtagaaaatgaataaatatgacaacattcatttcattcattggaTCCACCCTGATAACACATCAGCTACACAGCTGTGATGAAATCCTCCATGACACTTTCAACTCTGGGTGTAAAGGCATGTGTGTCACTGTACACCGGTACCAGCTCTGCATGGTTTGGAGTGTAGGTGTAAAATTATTGCCCTTAGATGTTCTGCATTAGGTGGCATGTCAAGTTCTCTCACTTATGTGCATGAGttctcatgtgtttcttcagGTTGCCTCGCaatgcaaaacattttccacactgagcacaagtgaaaggtttttctccagtgtgagatCTCATGTGAACCTTCAACTGCCCTCTTACCGTGAAACATCTAGCACATTGGGAACAAGTAAAGGGCTTctcaccagtgtgaattctcacaTGCTCCTTCAGATTTGTTACCTGGGCAAAACATTTGCCACACtttgagcagatgaaaggtttttctccagtgtgaattctcatgtgccGCTTCAGTTGGTTTCTAAGTGTAAAACaattaccacactgagagcaatggaaaggtttttctccagaatGAATTCCTATGTGATCCTTCAGATGCCCTCTTTGAGTAAAACTtttaccacactgagaacaTACAAAAGGTTTTTgcccagtgtgaattctcatgtgatcCTTTAGTTGTCCTCTTTGTGTAAAACTTTAATCACACTgcgagcagatgaaaggtttttctccagcatGGATTCTCATGTGGCCCCTCAGCTGTCCTCGTTGTGTAAAGCATTTACCACACAGAGAGCAGgcgaaaggtttttctccagtgtgaattcgaACGTGTATCTTCAAATACTGCCTATTAGCAAAGTGTTTGCCACAAAACGAACAAGTCAAAGATTCTCCAGAGCAGGACTGCATGTGTTGAGTCAGTCCAGACTTTGAGGAACATTTTCTGCCACATCCAGGGCAGCCCAGCGACTTGTGGCCATCATCAATTTTCTTCTCCGTCACATGTACTTTAGAATTCTCCACAGAATTTGAAGCAGAATGAGACGTGCTGGTCTCTCTGCAGTCCCtgctgtcatcagtgtcagactcAGAGAATGGTGACCTCTGCTGCTCAGAGTGGAGATGTGTATCCAAGTAAGGAGTTGGCTCTGGTCCACAACAATCGTCTACTCCAGCTTCTGTTTTTATGTGGTGACTCAAGCTGCAGATCAGAGGCGtgttctcatcttcatcttcttggaTCTTAACATTACCGATAGTGAGGGAGATCTTTGGGaaatcttcttcctcctcttttacttggtctttttcttcttcaatgaAAAGAGATTCATGCCCCTCCAGGTACAGGCTGCTGCTTCGCTCCAGCTTTTCGGGGGAAACCTCTTCTTTCATCTGCAGCTGGtgaacacctgcacacacagactCTCTTCAGTCACTAAATATGCAAACTAAACTATACTTGTGTTGGTGAAGTATCAGTAGACGACCCATGACACATGCTGAATAGGCACTTTAATGATGTAAAGCATGTAAAATTGAAGTCGCGCATATTAATGGACGCCTCTGACTAGCGGCCATGTCCGCAATGAAAGTGTAGGATGAGGCACAGGCCACTGAGAGACTAGATGGAGTTGAACCAAGTCTGACACTGAACAGTATTGTTCTCACTGCACAATTcacattttcatcctcattgatgacatcacattttcatgacTGTTTCTTTAAGTGGCTAGCATAGTGAGTCCTAACAGAAGAATGAATATGAAAGCAAAACCTgctaaaaactcacttttattGCTTTGCATTTGTGTAACATCCTCCTAACATGTCCATAGTTCTTGGTGTCATATacataatctcaattaattgcactaAAGATAAGTTAACCCGCAATTCATGGcagcagagtggccaataatgtttccaatgttctgctgttagcatgttgttcagcctcttcagtgcctctgaagttattctaaagaattttcttgacagtatctgttctgttggcttgttggaattattattattattattattattatcaaagaGTCAGAGAGTGGAATGCAAAGAACATCAAAACAGGTGAAACCAAAGGCTCTTTCTGCTTGTGAATGACTCCAGCAGCGTCACACTGACAGCACGCCTTTAGATTATTTAATTCGTTTTTGaaaagtttttaaaatgcaATGTGGTACAGCGACTAATCAAGCTAATAACCAAGACATAGAAATTCGATCAGagaagatagacagatagataaaccAAATACTTGTTACGGTCAGTTATATTTTTGTGACACTGTTGAACCATTCGTTCCTAGGACCTATTGCGATATCAAAGTTAACACTACATGTGTGTGGTGTTGACACAAGCCGCGGAATCCCGTGCGTCCGCAAGAATAAAACCCGGCGTCGACGGTCCCTCATCAGCTACCTGCTGCTCTGGACTCCATCTTCATCAGTGTTCCGCCTCTCCTCTCTCGAGTCAGCCGTCGTCAGATGCCAACCGTTGCTGTTTCAAAGGAACCTGAGCCGCAGAGGGACAGGACTCCGAGGACCTGTTTCTGCGGTCCGGGGAGAAAATGGAGCCGCTGTTCTTCTTTGTCAAACAGATCAGGGGCTGTATGGAGCTTTGCTGCCCCCCACTGGTCTGTTCGTGTGGGAGCGCCGGGGTTCCTCTTGTCCCTCATGTTTCACAATTTTCTGAGCAGTGAGATTAcgtttttcatcatcatttttttccacttactTTTGGCCGTAAAAACAGTATACTCTACTGAAGAAAATCACATTTCTGGGGGCTGTCGGGCAGGGTATCCTACCATCGAGAGATACTTGATTCTTCAACTTTTCATGTGAGTTTTCAGACTCccctttttaatgaaatattggCCACATTCCAAGCAGGTGAACAGTTTCTCTTCTGAGTGGAATCTCAGGTGGATTTTCTGACTTGTCATATGTCTCATCAGATCTCCCTTGCGAGTGAAACATTtaccacattttgagcagcgGAAAGGTTATTCTCCAGAGTGAATCCTCATGTGGGTCTTTAGATTTCCTCCTTCAATAAAACCAATTCCACACTGTGggcagcagaaaggtttttctcctgtgtgaattcTTCCATGTCTTTTCGGATCTTCTTTCCGgttaaaacatttaccacaatgCGAGCAGCAGAACGGTTTTTCTCCCGTGTGAATCTTCATGTGTCTTCTCAGGTCTCCTCGCCAATTAAAACCATTCCAACATTTTAAACAACTGAAaagtttctctcctgtgtgcaTCCAACAGTTCCCACAAATCTAACAGGTCAAAGAATTTTGCCCGACacgtgtttttttctgcagagTAGGACCAGATTTAGAGGAACACATTTTACCACATCCACTGATCAGATAGTTAACAGCATCATCTCTGCTTCCATTTGGTCTTTACACTTTATCTGAACTGTGTCTGCTTACTTTCCCACCAGTCTTCACTTTTATCGGTGTCAGATTCAGAGGACAATAAGCTGGTTGGATCTGGTCCTTCATATTCGTGACCCTAagtgtctgttttcatgtgtcgAATTGAGCTGTTAGTCAAaggctgctcctcctctctaTGAGGAAGTTGTGAGCAAGACGGtttatcttcctcctcctttttctctTTAATGTATGGAGGTTCTGGCTGACCCTGGTCCAGAGTGGAGCTCAACTTCTGAGTCTCCTCTTTccccagctgctgctgaacacCTGCAAGGTCACAATAAAGCTGTCAGTTGCTTGACACAAATGAACGTCAAGGATAAGACAACAATCCTGAACTCAACTTTTGACGTCACTGGCTCACAAATGTACTTCAAACAACCACACATAAAATCAGTTTCCAAATCTTCACATTCTTCTACtcgaaataaatgaataaaaataagaaaaaaatctacTACAGTTCCGCCAAGACGCAGGGTGGAACACTGATCAGTGAAACAATCGGATCTGAGAATACAAAACTGTGAAAACTGTGAACAGTTTGGTGTTATTTCTTTCACATGTTGATGCTCCTTGATGCACCATGTCGATGTGTCATTCTAAATGAGCGTATCCAAACTGACCTTGAACGGCAGCAACAATCCCTTTCAAGGATATGAGAGCAGATTTTGCCCTCCTTAAAACCAGGAGGAGTCCTTTCCACAGTCGGCTGGAAAGTTTaagaaacatttgttttaacAGTTTCATTTGAAGTCAGATGATCCTGACGACACTGTGAAGGTTCTTCAGTCACTCCTGAACTCAAGTCAGAATCAAGAAGACAGCGCCTTGGCATATCAAGAAACAGAATCCAAACCTCCATGGCCCTGAGAGAAAAAAGCCAAAATCTATCAGCCCTCAAAACCAAATAGAAGGTTTTAAAATCAAAACCGATTCTGTATTTTACATGTGGAGCTCATTTGAGGTAGAATAAAATATTCTTTCATTCACGAGGAAGATCATGAGGAGGAGCATCCACTTTGTCTTCACCTTGATATATTGATAAGCAATGAAGTGTTAAGTTTAGAACACATGAAGACCAGAATCAGAGTGACGTCACTCAGCAGCACCCATCGCGTGCATGTTCCAACGTTCCACCTCTCCTGTGTCATAGCGTTTCATGAAACACGAACCTTTCTGCTCGGTCTGGACTGCAACTTTCCGAACCTCGCCCAGAACTAGCTGATCAatctcttgtttctctctctgcatCTCTTGTTGTTGCCACTCGCAACCGAAAGCCAATTTGGATGCTTTATTCAACTTGCACCGTGCACTTTGACTGTTTACTTCCGCTGGTGTCACACTTTCACCTTCCAGATGTTGGTGATGGGGACAGTGGTTCCGTGCCATCTGAACTCAGGACTGGAGGACTGATCAAGGAATTAAAAGTTCATGTCTGACCTACTGATCTCCTCAGTCAGTGATGGCGGGGCTCACTGATGGGGAGCTGCTGACAAATGCAGTGCAACAGTTGTCCAACTGTTGCGCTGTTAAATCTCTCTCATTTCCCACCAATTAGTTTAATAGCAGCAGCTGAGCTCAACATTTCTGTAGTCCCCTCCGCAGTGATCACAGAATTGGAACTCCACTGATTGTGTGGAGCAGCTCCCATGACATGGATAACTGGCCAGCGATTTTGGCTCTGAACTACAGTCCTAAAGTTGAAGAACGTCGGGGGCGAGAATCCCAAAGCGACTGAACACCCTGTGTCCCGCAGTAAGGAGACCGTCCGGGGAggcagggagagggagggaggagctgaGAAACTGTTGCCAGTTCAAGTTCATGGAATCACAACAGTCCGACCTAGGTGAAGAAAGCTCAACAGGCCGCATTGATGATGAGTGAGGAGAGATAACGCTAGATGACACCTGAGTGAGAACTGTTTTGTCTGGGGAAATGCAGCCTGATGAAAAGAGGGTAAACAGAGACAGTCTTGGCTTGTGAGGAGGGACATGACGCAAGCTGGTCAAATGTCCAACACCGAACACATTCTGActaacaacaaacacacaccaccaaCCAATTGGGACTCACCAATTAACCTCTGCATGCCTTTGGATCGTAAGTAGAAACTGTAGTGTCTGGTGGAAACCCATGGTAGCACAAAGAGAACAAACAATCTCTTCACAAAATGACCCAGGTTCATCCCAAACCAGAGCTCCATCAAGCTGGAATTACACTCAAACACCTGGGGAAtttgtgtcatgttttattcattgtcACATCAGATGATGTGTTTCAGAGATCTCTCCTGCACTGTGGATTCTAAATGCCACAGGGCTTCACCTGTGAGTGCATCACACGGCAGAGGAGCAGGTGACCCTTGTAAGGGCAATGAATTACGTATAAAATGACTGATTACGTACAACAGGTCATGACACTGACAGCCACATTTCTCCACAGACGCCGTTCTCTGAGCAATTTCCAAAACAACATCACTTGTCTCAAGTCTCTCCCATCACTGAGCTGTGGAAACACTCCCTGATATGTGAGTTTGTTCATGTTTCTTCAGATAATCTCGCTGATTAAAATGTTTGCCACACTTTGAGCAATTAAATGGTTTCTCTCCGCtatgaattctcatgtgtctCTTCAGATCTCCTCTGTTGTTAAAACACTTATGACATTccgagcagctgaaaggtttctcTCCCGTGTGGCTGGCCTTGTGTCGCCTCAGATGTTCGCTACGattaaaacatttaccacataGTGAAcagtgaaatggtttttctccGACATGAGTTCTCATGTGTCTCTTGAGATGTCCTt contains:
- the LOC128762521 gene encoding gastrula zinc finger protein XlCGF7.1-like, which codes for MKMESRAAGVHQLQMKEEVSPEKLERSSSLYLEGHESLFIEEEKDQVKEEEEDFPKISLTIGNVKIQEDEDENTPLICSLSHHIKTEAGVDDCCGPEPTPYLDTHLHSEQQRSPFSESDTDDSRDCRETSTSHSASNSVENSKVHVTEKKIDDGHKSLGCPGCGRKCSSKSGLTQHMQSCSGESLTCSFCGKHFANRQYLKIHVRIHTGEKPFACSLCGKCFTQRGQLRGHMRIHAGEKPFICSQCD